Within the Opitutaceae bacterium TAV5 genome, the region CACGGAGGCGGGCCGGATGCAATGGCTGTGCGGCGGCGTGCTCGCGGGCGGTTTCTTGCAGATGCTGGTGCCGGCGCTGGCGCTGACGAGGGAAGGGTGGCGTCCGCGCTTCGAACTGCGGCGCGATGAAAACGTGCGCCAGATCATGCGGCTGATGGGGCCGACGCTTTTCGGCTCGGCGATCTATCTGGTGAACATGGCGGTGTCGCGCATCATCGGGCTGTCGCTCAACGACGCGGCGGCGACGGTGCTCAATCTTTCCACTCGCCTGATGGAGCTGCCCATCGGCGTGTTCGCGGTGGCGGTGTCCACGGTGGTTTTCCCGCAGATCGCGCGCCACGCGGCGGCCGGAGACATGGCGGGGCTGGCGACGGATTACCGGCGCGGCATGCGGCTGATCCTGCTGATCAACCTGCCGGCGGCGGCGGGACTGATCGCGTTGTCGGGCCCGGTGGTGCGGCTGCTGTTCCAGCGCGGGGCGTTCTCGCTGGAGGATACCCTGACCATGTCGCCGGTGGTGATGGCGAGCGCGCTGGGGCTGCCGTTTTTTGCCTTCACGAACCTGGCGTTGCGGGCGTTTTACGCGCGCAAGGACACGAAGACGCCGGTGCAGGCGGCGTGGTGGAGTTTTGTGGTCAACATCGCGGCGAGCCTGCTGCTGATGCGCCCGTTCGGCACGGTTGGCCTCGCCCTGGCCGGCTGCCTCGCGATCGTGGTGCAGGCGGTGTTCCTGCAGGTGCGGCTCACCCGGGCGAGCGAGACGCTGGCCTTCGGATATCTGCTGAACGACGTGCTGAAAGTGACGGCGGCAAGCGTGGTCATGGGCGTGGCGGTGGCCCGTCTCTGGCGGTTCTGGATGCGCTGGACGGCGTCGATGTCCCCGGCGGAGGGCGGACGCTGGCTGGAGGTGATCGGGGTGGCGGTCTGCGTGGGCGCGGGCATGGCGCTCTATGCGGGGATCGTCTGGGCCTTGCGCATCGAGGGGCGCGACGAACTGCGCGCGCTCATCCTGCGCAAGCTGCGGCGACAGTAGCACGCCCCTCTGCGCCCCCGCCCGGTGTCACATTCTGTTTTTCCCGCTTTCAACTTTCCCGGCGGGTGCTGTTATCGGCCGGAATGAACTTTCGCATCGGCCACGGCTATGACATCCATCGCACGCTTGTCGGGCGCCCGCTTGTTCTGGGCGGCGTTCGTTTCGATTGCGCTTTCGGGCTCGATGGCCATTCGGATGCGGATTGCCTGACGCATGCGGTGTGTGATGCGCTTCTCGGCGCGGCGGGCTTGCCTGACATCGGTCATTTTTTTCCGAATACCGATCCTGCCTGGAAGGACATTGATTCGCAGATCTTGCTCGGCCGCGTGGCCGCCGAACTTCGCGCGCGCGGCTGGGAAATCGCCAACGTCGACGCCTCGCTCATCGCCGAGCAACCGAAAATCAGCCCGCGTCTCGGCGAGATGAAGACGGCGCTCGCCCGCTCCGCCGGGATCACGCCGGCGCAGGTCGGCCTCAAGGCGACGACCAACGAAGGCAGCGACGACATCGGGCGCGGCCTCGCCATCGCGGCGCATGCCGTGGCCCTGATCGGAAAATGAGTCATGGGGACTCCTGAAAAACGATTTTTTGAACAGAAGATAACGAAGGAAACAAAGATCAAACCAACGAAGAGGAATCTGTAACTCAGTAAATATAATAGTACTATATATTTTATTTCAGAGGCATTCTTTGTTTCAGGACTTCGTTATCTTCGTTTCCTTCTGTTCAAAAATGAATTTTTAGAACCTTCCTCATTTTCTCTCCATGTGCTTTTCCCGGAAACCCGTCCTTCTTTTCGCTGCCGGCCTGCTCGTCACCGCTCTTGCCGGCTGCGGTCGCCGTGAAACGCCGGTCGTCGCAGGCATCCGCACGCAGACCCTGCACCAGGGCATTCGCGCCGAACCGACATCGCTCGATCCTCACCAGGCGACGCAGGCGACGGACTATCATGTGTTCTCCGCGCTTTACGAAGGGCTCGTCGCCGAAGACCCGGTGGACCTGCACCCGGTGCCCGGCGTGGCGACGCGTTGGGACGTCTCGCCCGACGGTCTCGTTTACACCTTCCGCCTGCGCGCCGACGCCCGCTGGTCCAACGGCGCACCGGTGACGGCCGGCGATTTCGCCGAGTCGATCCGGCGCGTGCTGACGCCGGCCTTTGCCTGCGCCAACGCCCCGCTTCTCTACGTGCTCCAGGGAGCGCAGGCGTACCATCAAGGCAAACTCGACGACTTTTCGCAGGTGGGCGTCCGCGTGATCGACGACCGCACGCTGCGACTCACGCTCGAACACCCGGCGCCGGCCTTTGTCTCGCAGCTCAATCATCCGGTGTGGTTTCCCGTGCATCGCGCCTCGATCGAGGCGGCTGCCTCGCCGCAAGGTTTTGCCGATCGCGCCGCCCGCTGGGCCGTCCCCGGCACGCTGGTCGGCAACGGTCCGTTCGTGCTCTCCGAAGTGCTCTCCGGGCAACGCATCACCGTCACGAAATCTCCGACTTATTGGGACGCGGCCACGGTGAAGCTCAACGCCATCAGCTTCCATCCGATCGAGAGTCTCGATGCCGAGGAACGCGCTTTCCGGGGCGGTCAACTCCACATCACGGATTCGATTCCCGTCGGCCGCATCGATGCCTGGCGACGCGATCAGCCGGAGTCGCTGCGTGTCGATCCCTACCTCGCGGTCGAGTTTTACCGGATCAACATCACGCGCCCCTTCCTCAATGAAACAAAAGTCCGCCGCGCTCTGGCGCTCGCCATCGACCGCGCCACCCTGGCCGGCCAGGTGCTGCGCGGCGTGCAGCGTCCCGCGGCCACCTTCACGCCCGATGGCATCCCCGGTTACGCACCGCCGGCCGACGCGCCCGCGGCGTTTCGCTACGATCCCGATGCCGCCCGCAAGCTGCTCGCCGACGCCGGTTATCCCGATGGCAAGGGCGCGCCGGTCGTGGAAATTTTGTTCAACACCTCGGAAACGCGCCGCGCCGTCGCCGAGACGGTCCAGCGGATGTGGCAGCGCGAACTCCACATCGAGTCA harbors:
- a CDS encoding membrane protein, whose protein sequence is MRDVSKSVHKNIGVVASVTMFSRVLGLGRDMLTAAVFGASALNSAFVTAFTLPNLFRRLLGEGALTAALVPTLHEELKRNDREGALRLVSRVASWLLVVTGILVGAAMLFFALAGRWAAVLRGWGVDADTAGRWEAAASLAVVLFPYLVFVCLAAAFSAALQTFNRFLEPALSPVWLNLSMIGLLGGATWLGWAGTEAGRMQWLCGGVLAGGFLQMLVPALALTREGWRPRFELRRDENVRQIMRLMGPTLFGSAIYLVNMAVSRIIGLSLNDAAATVLNLSTRLMELPIGVFAVAVSTVVFPQIARHAAAGDMAGLATDYRRGMRLILLINLPAAAGLIALSGPVVRLLFQRGAFSLEDTLTMSPVVMASALGLPFFAFTNLALRAFYARKDTKTPVQAAWWSFVVNIAASLLLMRPFGTVGLALAGCLAIVVQAVFLQVRLTRASETLAFGYLLNDVLKVTAASVVMGVAVARLWRFWMRWTASMSPAEGGRWLEVIGVAVCVGAGMALYAGIVWALRIEGRDELRALILRKLRRQ
- a CDS encoding 2-C-methyl-D-erythritol 2,4-cyclodiphosphate synthase, whose product is MNFRIGHGYDIHRTLVGRPLVLGGVRFDCAFGLDGHSDADCLTHAVCDALLGAAGLPDIGHFFPNTDPAWKDIDSQILLGRVAAELRARGWEIANVDASLIAEQPKISPRLGEMKTALARSAGITPAQVGLKATTNEGSDDIGRGLAIAAHAVALIGK
- a CDS encoding peptide ABC transporter substrate-binding protein, whose amino-acid sequence is MCFSRKPVLLFAAGLLVTALAGCGRRETPVVAGIRTQTLHQGIRAEPTSLDPHQATQATDYHVFSALYEGLVAEDPVDLHPVPGVATRWDVSPDGLVYTFRLRADARWSNGAPVTAGDFAESIRRVLTPAFACANAPLLYVLQGAQAYHQGKLDDFSQVGVRVIDDRTLRLTLEHPAPAFVSQLNHPVWFPVHRASIEAAASPQGFADRAARWAVPGTLVGNGPFVLSEVLSGQRITVTKSPTYWDAATVKLNAISFHPIESLDAEERAFRGGQLHITDSIPVGRIDAWRRDQPESLRVDPYLAVEFYRINITRPFLNETKVRRALALAIDRATLAGQVLRGVQRPAATFTPDGIPGYAPPADAPAAFRYDPDAARKLLADAGYPDGKGAPVVEILFNTSETRRAVAETVQRMWQRELHIESRLVNQEFGATLQARTSGSYEVLRSSWTADYADPMTFLDLFTSASANNFTHWKNTAYDQLVYRAQRTADPAARAAFLREAETLLLEATPVIPLWHYAHVFLIHPAVRGWHPTVLDHHPWKHVSLSASGSPGSAP